From a single Nicotiana tabacum cultivar K326 chromosome 8, ASM71507v2, whole genome shotgun sequence genomic region:
- the LOC107808981 gene encoding inorganic pyrophosphatase 2 isoform X1 — protein sequence MAGIVVIFDFDKTIIDVDSDNWVVDELGANDLFNQLLSTMPWNSLMDRMMKELHAQGKTIEDIEEVLKRVPIHPRIVPAIKSAYALGCDLRVVSDANVFFIETILKHLEIRDCFSEINTNPGYVDEEGRLQILPYVDFQTSPHGCSLCPPNMCKGLIVERIQASMAKEGKKRIIYLGDGIGDFCPSLKLREGDFVMPRKDFPAWNLIKENKTLVKADVHEWTDGEELEHILLQLINAITIEESQLLSVECKFHTMSKASHGPFPRPLPVPY from the exons ATGGCTGGAATTGTGGTGATTTTCGACTTCGACAAGACGATCATCGACGTGGATAGTGATAATTGGGTGGTGGATGAGTTAGGTGCCAATGACTTGTTCAATCAACTTCTCTCTACCATGCCCTGGAACTCTCTCATG GATAGGATGATGAAGGAGCTTCATGCACAAGGCAAaactattgaagatattgaaGAGGTACTAAAACGGGTACCAATACACCCCAGGATTGTCCCAGCCATTAAATCAGCTTATGCATTAGG GTGTGATTTGAGAGTAGTAAGCGATGCAAACGTGTTCTTTATAGAGACAATCTTGAAACATCTGGAAATAAGAGATTGTTTCTCAGAAATCAACACAAACCCAGGCTATGTTGATGAGGAAGGAAGACTCCAAATCCTACCTTATGTTGATTTTCAAACATCTCCTCATGGCTGCAGTCTTTGCCCTCCCAACATGTGTAAG GGTCTGATAGTAGAAAGAATACAAGCCTCCATGGCTAAGGAAGGGAAGAAAAGAATAATATACCTTGGTGATGGAATCGGcgatttctgccccagtttgaagCTCAGAGAAGGAGATTTCGTCATGCCAAGAAAAGATTTCCCAGCCTGGAATTTGATAAAAGAAAACAAGACACTAGTAAAAGCAGACGTTCACGAGTGGACTGATGGGGAAGAACTTGAGCACATTCTGCTACAACTCATTAACGCAATCACCATTGAAGAGAGCCAATTGTTATCAGTCGAATGCAAATTCCACACAATGTCAAAAGCATCTCACGGACCCTTTCCACGACCTCTTCCAGTACCTTATTAA
- the LOC107808981 gene encoding inorganic pyrophosphatase 1 isoform X2 gives MMKELHAQGKTIEDIEEVLKRVPIHPRIVPAIKSAYALGCDLRVVSDANVFFIETILKHLEIRDCFSEINTNPGYVDEEGRLQILPYVDFQTSPHGCSLCPPNMCKGLIVERIQASMAKEGKKRIIYLGDGIGDFCPSLKLREGDFVMPRKDFPAWNLIKENKTLVKADVHEWTDGEELEHILLQLINAITIEESQLLSVECKFHTMSKASHGPFPRPLPVPY, from the exons ATGATGAAGGAGCTTCATGCACAAGGCAAaactattgaagatattgaaGAGGTACTAAAACGGGTACCAATACACCCCAGGATTGTCCCAGCCATTAAATCAGCTTATGCATTAGG GTGTGATTTGAGAGTAGTAAGCGATGCAAACGTGTTCTTTATAGAGACAATCTTGAAACATCTGGAAATAAGAGATTGTTTCTCAGAAATCAACACAAACCCAGGCTATGTTGATGAGGAAGGAAGACTCCAAATCCTACCTTATGTTGATTTTCAAACATCTCCTCATGGCTGCAGTCTTTGCCCTCCCAACATGTGTAAG GGTCTGATAGTAGAAAGAATACAAGCCTCCATGGCTAAGGAAGGGAAGAAAAGAATAATATACCTTGGTGATGGAATCGGcgatttctgccccagtttgaagCTCAGAGAAGGAGATTTCGTCATGCCAAGAAAAGATTTCCCAGCCTGGAATTTGATAAAAGAAAACAAGACACTAGTAAAAGCAGACGTTCACGAGTGGACTGATGGGGAAGAACTTGAGCACATTCTGCTACAACTCATTAACGCAATCACCATTGAAGAGAGCCAATTGTTATCAGTCGAATGCAAATTCCACACAATGTCAAAAGCATCTCACGGACCCTTTCCACGACCTCTTCCAGTACCTTATTAA